The DNA sequence GACCGGCTGGAACCCTATGCCGCCGGGATGCTCTCCGCCCTGACGCGGGTGGCGGACTGGCTGTGGATCACCGGCAACCACGATGAAGGGCTTTCCCCGCGGCACGGCGGCACCCTTGCGCAAGAGGCGGTGATCGGCGGGGTGATCCTGCGCCACCAGGCCCGGCGCGGAGAATGCGGGGCGGAGCTATCCGGCCACTTCCATCCACGCCTGCGCCTGTCGGTGCGCGGTCGGAACATCGTGCGCGCTTGTGCCGTGGCCAGCGAGAACCGCTTGGTCCTGCCCGCATTCGGGGCCTTTACCGGTGGCATGGACGCCGCTGACCCGGAGATCCTGGCCGCCCTGCAACCGGCGCGCACCATCCGCGCCCTGCTGGCAACACAGGGCAAGGTCGCGGAATTTCCGCTCTGGGCTGCGGCCTGATCCAACCGCTGGCTGCCGGGACAAAAAAGAAGGGGCGCCGAAGCGCCCCTTCCCGTTTCCTGACTGTTCCGCCTTCGATCAGAAAGCGAAGACCAGCGTGCCGCTGACCGTGCGCGGAGCGCCGATCTGGACGTTCGGCACGGAACCGTAGACCGAGAGACCGGCCGGCACGTTGAAGCACGTATTCGACGAGCTGCTCGAAGTGGCCGAGCAGAAGGTCTGGTTCTGGTTCAGGTTGCCGCCGAAACCGCCGACGTAGAACTGGTCGAACAGGTTGTAGACGTTCAGCTGGAAGTAGGTCTTGTCATTGAGGCCCATGAACGAAAGGTTCACGCGAGCGTCAAGGTTGACCAGCCAGTAAGCGGCGGCCGTGGCTTCATAGACCTTGGTTGCGCTGGGAACACCGGTCGGAGCAGCGCAGACCGTTGCCGAGCTGCAGTTCTTCGCGCCGTTGGCGATAAAGGTGCCGGTGTAGATCGCCTCGTTGGTGTCGTAGATGTAGCGTTCACCCGTGCGCTTGGCAGTGATGCCAAGCTCGACCGGGCCGAGCGTGCCGCGAGCGGTGACGCCAAAGGTGTACTTCGGAGCACCGGCTTCGCGCTTGCCAGCGGTCAGCGCATAGATCGGCGTGCCATCCAGGTTTTCGCCGATTGCCAGGTTATTCTTGATCTTCGACTTCAGGATCGAACCGAAGGCGTAGAAGGTCAGGGCCTCGACAGGCTGCCAGGCGATGGAGCCGTCGATACCGTACTTCTCGACATTGCCGAGGTTGCGATAGACGGTCTGGTTGATTTCCGGATCGTAAGCCGAAGCGGTACGGTTCTTGAACTCGTTATAGAAGCCCGACAGCTGCGCCTGGATGTTGCCCGAACGATAACGGACACCCAGATCGAAGTTGTTGGTCGTTTCGGGCTTCGGACGCGCATTCGGCGTGTTCAGCGGGAAGTAGAACGCGTTGTACAGGTTGTCGGTACCGGGCACCGAAAGCCCCTGGCTGAAGTTGCCGAACAGGCTGACTTCATCCATCAGGCGGTAGGTGAAACCGGCGCTCGGCAGCAGCTTCTTGTAGTTGTAGATGCGGTTCTGCGGCGGAGCCCAGCCGGTGACCGAAATCGCACCCGTCGTTGCGTTGACGCTCGACGAATAGGGGTTCAGCGTCTGCGCCGTGGTGGCAAGAGCCGTGTTGGTGCTGAAGCATTCAACGAAACCGCTGGCCGAGCTGGTGAAGCAGTTGTTCGTCAGGTCGCGCTTGAAGAACGGCATGCGCGCGCCAACCGTCACGACCAGGCTGTTGTCGAAGTATTCACCGCGGTATTCGGCCGAAACCTGGTGCAGGATGGCGAACGACAGACGATCACGCTTCTGCAGGGGGGCACCGCTCGAATCCTTGTCCGGGTTGTTGACCGGGAACACGTCAAGCGGCGTGCCGTTGCCCATCAGGCCAATGGTTTCGCCGGTCTGGCGGTGACGGGCACGGTCCCAGGTGTAGTTGAGACGCAGGGTGTGCGCATCATCCATGTCATAGCGAAGGCCGGCAATGACGCCATAGCGCTTGGTCTGGGTCTGGCTGGGCGCGATCACCAGTACGGTGTCGAGCGAGTCGCCATCGCCGTTGATGTCGCGGCCATAGTAGGGCGAGCCGCCGAGATAGCCGACTGCATTGTTGGTGCCCGAGGTGGGATCGATGTCACGCGTACCTTCGCGTGCGCTTACCGTGCCCCCGCCGTTGGCCTTCACGTACTGGAAGCTCGGATCGACCGTCAGCACCAGGTTGTCCGCGAGCGTGAAGCGCGAGGTGATGCGGATGTTGCCGGTGTTCGACGGGTTGAAGCGGCGATCGTATTCCGAACCGCAGGTGGTGGCAGCATCGGCCACGCCGCGCACGCCCGGCTGGATCGTGCAGGGCCAGTTGATCAGGTACTTGCGCTCGCTGGCGTTCTTGGGGAAGCGCTGGCTCGAAAGCGAGCCGACGGTACGGCCGGCATCAAGGCGCAGCGGCAGCGAACCGAAGAAGTTGGTGCGGTTCTGGTTGTAGTGGCCGGCGATTGAGACGAAATCGTCACCTGCAAGCGGGATGTACAGCCGGGCGTTGTACTGCTGCTTGTCGACCTTGCCGTAGTTGTTGAACGGGTTGTCGTTGCGGGCCATCGAGGCCGAAACGAAGGCGCGGATGCCGCCCGGGGTCAGGTCGCCGGTTTCGATCTTGCCGAACATGCGCATGAAGTCGAACTGGCCGGCCGAACCGGAAAGCATGGCGCCGAAATCGCGATCGGGCTTCTTGGTGCGGTAGTTGACCGTACCGCCGGCTGCCGAAGCGGTCGGGCTGTCGACGTCGGTGGTGCCGAGGTTGACGTTGACCTGCTCGATCAGTTCGGGATCGATCTGCTGGTTCGAGTAGATGGCGTAGTTGCCCGAGTCATTCAGCGGAACACCGTCGAAGGTCAGGCTGACGCGATCAGCAGCAAAGCCGCGGATGTTCAGCGTACCGCCCGACGAACCGTAGGCGTCGTTGTTCTGGAACGAGACGCCCGGAACCTGGTTGATCGTATCCAGGATGGTCTGGCCGGGGTTCTGGCGCTGGATGTTTTCCGAGGTCAGCACGGCCTTGGACTTGGCGGTATCCGGAACGGAAACGCCGCCGACTTCCTGGACGCCGCGCGTGCCGGTGACGATGATTTCCTTTTCGAAATCAACCGAGCCGGTCGACTGGGCGTAGACGGGAGTGGCAAGGCCGATTGCAAGCGGAACGCTGGCTGCGCTGACGGCAAGGAAAGACTTGAACTGCATGGTTTTTCAACCCCGGTTGCCCCCCGATATGCCCCAGGGGATGTTGGCGAAAGATGCGTGCCGGAAGTCCCGCGAATCAGCGGATGCTCCCCGGCCCTGCCGGGCTCTTACAAGCACCGGCGCGTCTCCTGAACACCGGAACATGACACCTTGTTGACAGTGCGCCCGCACCCGCCTTTCGCGCCGCAACAAGATTTCATGCGAAACTTTGCTTATGAAATAAAAATGCAGATTTACGCATAAACCCCATGTGCTGGCGGGATTTAGACCATATGGACGCCTGTCGATTCTTGCTGCACTGCGGCAGATGTGCAACGGTTGCGATTGAAACGGAATACCGGGGGAACTTTTGGGCGCGCATCATCATCACGCCGGTGACCACGGCGATCACGACCATGGCCACCCTCATCATGCCCATGGCAGCCATGGCATGGCCTTTGGCCTGGGCGTTGCGCTCAATGCCCTGTTCGTGCTGGTCGAGGCGGGATACGGTTTCCTCTCCGGATCGATGGCGCTGGTGGCCGATGCGGGGCACAACCTGTCGGACGTGCTGGGCCTGCTCATTGCCTGGGGGGCAGACAGCCTTTCCGCCCGGCCGGCTTCCGAACGCTTCACCTATGGCTACAAAAGCTCTTCGATCCTCGCCGCCCTGATCAACTCGGCGCTGCTGACGCTGACCATCGGCGCAATCGGCGCGGAAACGATCCGCCGTTTCTTCAACCCGGAACCTGTTGCGGGGCAGACGATGATGATCGTGGCGGCCATCGGCATCGCGATCAACGTCTTCACCGCCATGCTGTTCCTTAAGGGCAGCCGGCATGACATCAACCTGCGCGGCGCCTTCATTCACATGGTCGGCGATGCGGCGGTATCGGCCGCCGTCGTCGTGGCAGGCCTGCTGATCCTGTGGACCGGGCAGGTATGGATCGACACCTTGACCGGCCTGATCATCGTTGCGGTTATCGGCTGGTCCACCTGGGGCCTCGCGCGCGAGGCGGTGAAGATGGGCCTGCTTGGCGTCCCTGCCCGCATCGACATGGGCACCGTGCGCGCCCTGCTGATGCAGCAGCCGGGCGTGATCGCCGTGCACGATCTTCATGTCTGGCCGATGAGCACGAAGGAAACCGCGCTGACCGCCCACCTGATCATGCCGCAGGGCAGCCCGGGAGATGGCTTTCTCCATGCCCTGGCCGATGATCTGGAACACCGTTTCGGCATCGGCCATGCAACCTTGCAGGTGGAAACCGCCGATGGTCCGTGCCATGCTGCGGCAATGCACGGGCACACCCATTGACGACACGCGAAGACCTTGCCGATGCCATGCGGCGGATCGCGGCGGGGGACCGGCGCGCGCTGGAATTCGTCTATCGCGCCACCTCGGCGAAGCTTTTTGGCATATGCCTGCGTATAGCTGGTGACAGGGGCGAAGCGGAGGACGCCTTGCAGGACGTATATGTCAGCTTGTGGAATGCCGCGGGCCGGTTCGATCCGGCGCGCGCCAGCCCCGTGAGCTGGCTGGCCGTGTTTGCCCGCAACCGCACGATTGACCGGCTGCGCCGCCGCAAGCGCGTCGATGCCAGCGCCCCGATCGAGGCGGCGGCAGACGTTGCCGATGCCAGCCCGCTGGCCGAGGACCGGCTGCTTGCGGGAGAGGAGCGGGCGAAGGTCCACTCCTGCCTTGACCAGCTTGACGAACCGCAGCGCGGCACCATCCGCACCGCCTTTTTCGAGGGCGTAACCTATGCCGAACTGGCCAGCCGGCAAAGCGTGCCGCTGGGCACGGTCAAGTCATGGGTGCGGCGCGGCCTTGCCCGTCTGAAGGCCTGTATCGAAGCATGACCGAGCGCGAACTCCTTGCCGCCGAACTGGCACTGGGCCTGCTGGAAGGCGAAGAACTGCTCACCGCGCACGGGCTGGTCGCCAGCGATGGCGAATTCGCCCGCCTGGTCGAGGACTGGGAGCACCGCCTGGCTCCGCTGCTCGATACGATCGATCCCGTCGCCCCACCGACAGATGTCCTGCAACGCGTGCTCGCCGGCATTGACCGGGCCCCTGAAGCCGGGACGGAAGTCATCGCGCTGCGCCGCAAGGTGCGCCGCCTGCAATGGACGGCGGGCCTTGCCGCCCTGGCCGCAGGCGTTCTGGCGATCGTCACCCTGCCGCCGATGTTCGCGCCCGCCCCCACCGCACCGGCGGCCGCGCCGCTCGTCGCCAGCTTTGCCCTGTCCGGCACCGAATTGCGCCTTGGGGTGACTTACCTGCCAGAGCGCGGCGACCTGCTGATCAATGCCGCAGGCCTTGCCGGAGACGGCGTGCACGATCACGAACTGTGGCTCGTGCCGCCAGAGGGCAAGACGATTTCGCTGGGCATTGTCGCGCCTGACAGATCGGTTCGGCTGCATATTCCGGCAGAGCTTGCCGCGCGCCTGCGTGACGGGGCCGTGCTGGCGCTCACGCGCGAGCCGCTTGGCGGCTCACAGGGCCGCACGCCCGGGCCGATCGTGGCGACCAGCAAATTTTCTTCGACCTGATGCATCCATAGCTCCACCGGCTGCGTAACTCCCCCTGCAAGTCACCCCCAGGCCTTGGTTTTTTGGGGAGTTTCAAGAATGAACCGCAAGTCGATCACTCTCGCCGTCGCCGCGCTTGGCCTCGGTACGCTGGCCGTCGCCAATCCCGCGATTGCCGGGATGCACGGCAAGCATCACGCCGCTGCGCCTGCCAAGTCGATCGTCGAAACGGCCGTTGCTTCGGCCGACCACACCACGCTGGTTGCCGCAGTCAAGGCAGCCGGCCTTGTCGATACGCTGGCCAGCCCTGGCCCCTTCACCGTCTTTGCCCCCACTAACGATGCCTTCGCCAAGCTGCCTGCCGGCACGGTGGACACGCTGCTGAAGCCGGAAAACAAGGCGCAGCTGGGCAAGGTGCTGACCTATCATGTCGTCTCGGGCAAGGTGATGTCCGCCGATCTGGTCAAGATGATCCGCGCCGGCGGCGGCAAGGCCGAGTTCTCGACCGTGCAGGGCCAGAAGCTGACTGCCCGCCTGAAGGGCAAGCGCATCGAGATCACCGATGCCAACGGTGGCAAGACTCACGTTACCAAGGCCGATCTCAAGCAGTCGAACGGCGTGATCCACGTCACCAACGGCGTGTTCCTGCCCGCCTGACGCAAGACCCCTGCGCTGCACGCCCTCACACGCAGCGCCGCGCTCCGCCCCCTGCCTCCCCTATCCCGGGGACGGAGCGCAGTCCCTGACTGAGGGCCGCAAGGAACATGCGGCCCTCCCTTTTTTGGCTAGTCTTCCGCAATTGCCGGGCGGGCGACGAATTCGTGCCGCGCGCCAAGGAAGTCATCGGGATCGATGGCGAAACCGGCGGAGACGCAGCCCTCGCCTGTCACGCGCAACTGGCACTTGCCCTCGAAGTGGGCGCGCGCCTGCCCGGGATCCTCGACCTGCCAGACGAGCGCGTAAATGCCGTTTTGCACCTTTGACAGGAAGGCGCCGAGCGCGCCTTCATCCGGCGCATCGGGCTGGATGAAGGCCACCCGCGTATCGCCAAGCCGGATGAGAGCCCGGCGGGCGGGCTGTGGCAGCTCCGTCCGGCGATCATCAAGCACTTCGCCGTCGCACAGGCCGGTGAAGAAGTGCAGCGCCTTGTCAACATCGGGCACGACGCAGGCAATGTGATCGAGCCGCAGCACGCCCGATGCGTGGCCCTGCCCTATCTCCGGCCCCCAGCCGCGCCGGTCATAGGGATCGTTGGGCATCGGCACTTCGCAGACTTCCAGCAGCACGCCGCCCGTGCCCTCGGGCTTCACGAAGAAGAAGAAGCCATAGTCGCTGGCCGTCACCGCGCCGCCATCGCGGAAGGCCTGGCTTGCCGCCTTGCCGTCTGCAACCTTGATCTCGAACGAATGGAATGCCTGCCCGATCTTAGCCGCCATGCGGGCGAAAGGCTTGGTCAGGTCTTCGGGATGGCGCGGGGCCATCGGCTCGACCATGTGATTGGTGACATAGAGCAGCGCCGCATCGCGGTCCTCTGCCGGGAAGTAATTCTCGGCGAACACCAGCCCGCCGAGCACGTCCTGGTAGAGCGTGCGGCACTTGTAGATATCGGTCGTGGCGTGGATCGTATGGATCACGCGGGATACGGGAATGCGCGTCATCGGGGCAGCGTGGCGGATGGCCGGCGCGCGATCAATCCCGCGCCGTCACGATCCGCTGCTGCGATAGGCCGGACCCGCGCATGGCGGGCCCGGTGGCGATCAGGCCGCCTCTTCCTTGCCCTTGAGCACGCGCACCGGCTCCTTGCGGCCTTCGACCACGTCCTTGTCCACTACGACTTCGGCGATGTCGCTTTCGGTCGGGATATCGAACATGGTGTCGAGCAGCAGGCCCTCGACGATCGAGCGCAGGCCGCGCGCGCCGGTCTTGCGGGCGATCGCCTTGTTGGCGATGGCTTCCAGCGCGTCATCGGTGAAGGTCAGCGTCACATCTTCGAGGTCGAAGAGCTTGGCATACTGCTTGACCAGAGCGTTCTTCGGCTCGCGGAGGATCTTGACCAGCGCTTCGATATCGAGGTCTTCCAGCGTGGCGATGACCGGCAGGCGGCCGACGAATTCGGGGATGAGGCCGAACTTCAGCAGGTCTTCCGGTTCGGCCTTCTGGAGCAGTTCGCCCACCCGGCGCTTGTCGGGATCGGCAACGTGCGCGCCAAAGCCGATCGAGCGCTTCTGCAGGCGATCGGCAATGATCTTGTCGAGGCCCGCAAAGGCACCGCCGCAGATGAACAGGATGTTGGTGGTGTCCACCTGCAGGAATTCCTGCTGCGGATGCTTGCGTCCGCCCTGCGGCGGCACGGAGGCCGTGGTGCCTTCCATGAGCTTGAGCAGCGCCTGCTGCACGCCTTCGCCCGAAACGTCGCGGGTGATCGAGGGGTTTTCGGCCTTGCGGCTGATCTTGTCGATCTCGTCGATGTAGACGATGCCGTGCTGGGCCTTTTCGACGTTGTAGTCGCTGGCCTGAAGCAGCTTGAGGATGATGTTTTCCACGTCCTCGCCCACGTAGCCCGCTTCGGTCAGCGTGGTGGCGTCGGCCATGGTGAAGGGCACGTCGAAAGTCTTGGCGAGGGTCTGGGCAAGCAGGGTCTTGCCCGAGCCGGTGGGCCCGACGAGCAGGATGTTGGACTTCTGCAGTTCCACATCGCCGCCCTTGCCGCTGTGCTTCAGGCGCTTGTAGTGATTGTGAACGGCAACCGAGAGCACGCGCTTGGCGCGGTCCTGGCCGATGACGTAATCGTTCAGCGTTTCGAAGATGTCCTTCGGGCTGGGAACGCCGCCGTCCTTCTTGCCGGCAATGCCTGCCTTGGTTTCTTCGCGAATGATATCGTTGCACAGCTCGACGCATTCATCGCAGATGAACACCGTCGGGCCCGCGATGAGCTTCCTCACCTCGTGCTGGCTCTTCCCGCAGAAACTGCAGTAAAGCGTGCTTTTCGCGTCGGATCCGCTCAATTTCGTCATTCGTCTTCCTGTCACGCCCCGCGATTTGGACCCCGGGGGAATCGCCCGAGTCTAGCCCCGGCCCACGCAGAATCAATCCCGCCCCTTAGCAGGATTAGCTTTCAAAGGGCTGAAAACCGTGGTGGCGTTTGCCTTAACCACGGCTCAATCCCCCGGAAACCTTATTCGGGGGCGCCGCCGGAGCCGCTCTGGTCACCAACCGTGTCGCTGTCGGGCCGGCTTTCGAACACCTTGTCCACAAGGCCGAATTCGCGCGCTTCATCGGCATCGAGCCAGGTATCGCGATCGACCGCTTCGTTGATCGTCTCGATCGGCTTGCCGGTGTACTTGGCGTAGCATTCGTTCAGCCGCTTGCGCAGGCGCAGGATTTCGCGCGCCTGGATCTCGATGTCGCTGGCCATGCCGCGTGCGCCGCCCGAAGGCTGGTGGATCATGATGCGCGCGTTGGGCAGCGCGATGCGCATGCCCGGCTCGCCTGCGGCAAGCAGGAACGAGCCCATCGAGCAGGCCTGGCCGATGCACACGGTGGAAACGCGCGGGCGGATGTACTGCATGGTATCGTGGATCGCGAGACCCGCCGTGACCACGCCGCCGGGCGAATTGATGTACATCGAGATGTCCTTCGAGGGATTCTCGCTTTCGAGGAACAGCAGCTGGGCGACGATCAGCGAGGCCATGTGGTCTTCCACCTCGCCGGTGATGAAGACGATGCGCTCACGCAGCAGGCGCGAATAGATATCGAAACTGCGTTCGCCGCGGCTGGTCTGCTCGACCACCATGGGCACCAGAGCGCCGGTGATCGGGTCCACGGAGAATTTGCCCTGCGCGCCGGGCTGGTTGAACAGGTCGATCATGAAGTCCCTCTTGAAATTGTCGCGCCTATGTCGCCCCTGCAGGACCGATGTTCAAGGGCATTAACCCTCTCAAAACCGATTCATCGACGCTTGCTTCTGACTGCGCTTGGCGACAGCCTGATGGCAATAGGGGTTTTTGCCATGAATCGACTGCCAATCCTGATTTTGCCGGTGATGCTTGCCGCCTGCGGTTCCATCCCGAAGCCCGATCTCACCTCCGCGCCGGCCACCGCCTCGGGCTATGTCCAGCGGATCGATGCGCTCGACGATCAGGGGCCGCAAATCAATGCGGTGATCGCCATCAATCCCACCGCGCTGCGCGATGCTGCCAAGGCGCAAGCGCTGCCCGGCCCGCTTGCCGGCAAGACCGTTCTGGTGAAGGATAACATCGAGACGGCAGACCCGATGCCAACCACGGTGGGCAGCCTTGCCCTGAAGGACAATGTTACCGGCCGCGATGCCCCGCTGGTCGCCAGGCTGCGTGCGGCCGGCGTGGTCATTCTGGGCAAGACCAACCTTTCCGAATGGGCGAATATCCGCGGCAGCCGCTCGTCCTCCGGGTGGTCGGGCGTTGGCGGGCAGACGAAGAATCCCCATGCGATTGACCGCAGCCCCTGCGGATCGTCCTCAGGCAGCGGCGCGGCCGTCGCGGCCGGCTTTGCCTGGGCGGCCATCGGAACAGAGACCGACGGTTCGATCACCTGCCCTGCCAGCGCCAACGGGGTGGTTGGCTTCAAGCCGACGGTCGGGCTTGTCTCGCGTCGCCACATCGCCCCCATCAGCCACAGCCAGGACACCGGCGGCCCGATGGCCAACACGGTCCGCGATGCCGCCCTGCTGCTGGCAGCCATGGCCGGCAGCGACAGTGGCGACCCCGCCACCCAGCGCGCCGACCTGCACGTTCAGGACTTTGCCGAGGGCATCGATACCGCCAGCCTGAGCGGCAAGCGCATCGGCGTGATGCGCCGGGGCGTGGGCAACCATCCCGGTGTCACCGCCCTGTTCGATGCGGCACTGGCAGACCTCAAGCGCGCAGGGGCCACGCTGGTCGATATCGACTGGGAGCCGGACGGGCAGATGTACCGGGATGAAAGCCTGGTCCTGCGCTGGGAGCTCAAGCGCGACCTTACCGCCTGGCTCAAGTCGCTGCCCGGCAACCCGCCGGTCCGCAGCCTTGCCGACGTGATCGCCTGGGACAAGGCGAACGCGGCCTCGGAACTGCGCTGGTTCGGGCAGGACACGTTCGAGGCAGCCGAACGGCTGACGGACGAGGCCGCCTATCGCAAGGCGCGGGAGAATTCCCTGCGGATGGCAGGCAAGGAAGGCATCGACATGCTGCTTGCCCGCCACAACGTGAACCTGCTGGTTTTCCCCACGGAAGGCCCGGCATGGGCGATCGACCTGATCACCGGCGGCAGCTCGCTCCCCGGCATCGGCATGGGCAGCCTGCCTGCCATCGCCGGCTATCCGCACCTTTCGGTGCCGATGGGCGCTGTCGAGGGCCTGCCGGTAGGCCTCTCCATCGTTGCCGGTCAATGGGCTGACAAGGCTGTGCTGGATGCAGGCGCTGCCTATGAACGCGCGCGGACCAGCCCGCTCGCCAAGCCCGGTTTCAAGCGTTGGGGCGAATAGCCGCTGCCGCTATTTCACTGCGGGAGGAGCGACGGTCAGCGGCACGCGGCGGACGGTGAGAATGCGGACCGGCGGCTCCAGCATCTGGCCCTTCATCGATCCCTGACCGCGCGTCGGGCTGGTAGGAGAATCGAAGATCCTGCGCACCACGTCCATCCCACCGGTGACCCGGCCGAAAACCGCATAGCCCGCCTGCTGGTCCGGGTTCGTCGCCTTTGGATCGGCATCGAGTGAAGTCAGGTCGGAAAGCAGGATCGAAAAGTCCGCCGTGCCTGTCCCGGGCGCATTCCGGGCAAGCGAAACGGCACCCGCCTTGTGGCTGAGGCCGGTCTGGCTGGTCGGCTCATGCACCACGGGCTTGAGCACGCGCTTCGGGTCCATCTGCAGACCGCCCTGGATCAGCCCGTTGGGCGGCGTACCCCAGGCCAGCTTCATGGCGCGGTAGAAGTTCGTGTTGTCGAGCCGGCGCTGGTCGACATAGCGCAGGATGTTCTCGACCGTCATGGGCGCGTGCTTGTGATCCAGCTCGATCTCGATGCTGCCCATTGTCGTCGCAATGGCAATTTTCACCGTATCGGCCACCGGCGCGGGCGCGGGCGACTTCCTGGGTGCAGGGGCAGCGGCGGTAAGCGCCAGCAGGAATGGCGCAGCGAGCAGGACGAATCGGCGGTTCATGGCGCAGGATGATGCCTGCGCCGCTCGCAAGGGCAAGGCGCTTTTCAGCCGATCATGTCTTCGTGCCAGCCCGGCAGGTCCTGCGCCGAAGGGCCGACACAGGGCTGGTCGGGCTTGCCCAGATCGGCCTTGTCGAACCAGCGCAGGTCTTCATGCGACAGCACCCGGCCATCGTGGGCAAGGACGCTGATCGGCTGGATCGGCAGTCCATCGCGCTTGTCGACAAGCACCGGGTTGGAAGGCACGCCAAGGCCATATTTCTCGCCCCACTGGCGCAGGGCAAGCATGGCCGGAAGCAGGTCCATGCCCTTGTCCGTCAGGCGATAAAGCACCTTGCGGCGATCGTCTTCCATCTGCTGGCGCTGGAGAATGCCGTTTTCCACCAGCCGACCGAGCCGGTTGGACAGGATGTTGCGGGCAATGCCCGTGGCGGCAAGGAAATCTTCGAAGTGGTGCACGCCATTGAGGGCGGCGCGCAGGATCATGAAGCTCCACCTTTCGCCCATCGCCTCAAGCGCCAGCGGCAAGCCGCAATCCTGATCGTCCAGCGGTTCGCGAAGCTTTCCCATGGGGCTTTCTAGCGCATCGCCGCAATCTTGCGACAATTTTTCCAAAATGAGTTGCATATCGCAACTAAACTTTATAGGTGGCGATTCGCAACTTAAATTGCGGCACCCGCCCCCCGGGGCCGTCCGCAACAGGAGATTTCCCCATGAAAACCGCACTTTCGCGGGCCCTTCCGCTTGCCTTGCTGCCGCTTGCGCTTTCGCTGACCCCCGTCACCGCTCACGCTGCCAGTGGCGGCGTCAACGTCGCCACGCTGGCGCAGCCGCTTGCAGCGCCGAAGCAGGAAATCATCGGTGAAGTGCTGTGGAAGTGTGCGGGTGACCGCTGCATCGCCGCAAATGCCGGTTCCCGCCCGGCCATGGTGTGCCAGCGCGTGGCGAAGAAGTTCGGCGCAGTGGCGCGCTTCACCGCCGCAGGAACCGAGCTTTCCG is a window from the Novosphingobium sp. TH158 genome containing:
- the pdeM gene encoding ligase-associated DNA damage response endonuclease PdeM — encoded protein: MVPFSFAGEEWRFLRSGALFWPRENALLVADLHLEKGSFFARFGQMIPPYDSRETLERLAIAIRESGARRVICLGDSFHDARGADRLEPYAAGMLSALTRVADWLWITGNHDEGLSPRHGGTLAQEAVIGGVILRHQARRGECGAELSGHFHPRLRLSVRGRNIVRACAVASENRLVLPAFGAFTGGMDAADPEILAALQPARTIRALLATQGKVAEFPLWAAA
- a CDS encoding TonB-dependent receptor — translated: MQFKSFLAVSAASVPLAIGLATPVYAQSTGSVDFEKEIIVTGTRGVQEVGGVSVPDTAKSKAVLTSENIQRQNPGQTILDTINQVPGVSFQNNDAYGSSGGTLNIRGFAADRVSLTFDGVPLNDSGNYAIYSNQQIDPELIEQVNVNLGTTDVDSPTASAAGGTVNYRTKKPDRDFGAMLSGSAGQFDFMRMFGKIETGDLTPGGIRAFVSASMARNDNPFNNYGKVDKQQYNARLYIPLAGDDFVSIAGHYNQNRTNFFGSLPLRLDAGRTVGSLSSQRFPKNASERKYLINWPCTIQPGVRGVADAATTCGSEYDRRFNPSNTGNIRITSRFTLADNLVLTVDPSFQYVKANGGGTVSAREGTRDIDPTSGTNNAVGYLGGSPYYGRDINGDGDSLDTVLVIAPSQTQTKRYGVIAGLRYDMDDAHTLRLNYTWDRARHRQTGETIGLMGNGTPLDVFPVNNPDKDSSGAPLQKRDRLSFAILHQVSAEYRGEYFDNSLVVTVGARMPFFKRDLTNNCFTSSASGFVECFSTNTALATTAQTLNPYSSSVNATTGAISVTGWAPPQNRIYNYKKLLPSAGFTYRLMDEVSLFGNFSQGLSVPGTDNLYNAFYFPLNTPNARPKPETTNNFDLGVRYRSGNIQAQLSGFYNEFKNRTASAYDPEINQTVYRNLGNVEKYGIDGSIAWQPVEALTFYAFGSILKSKIKNNLAIGENLDGTPIYALTAGKREAGAPKYTFGVTARGTLGPVELGITAKRTGERYIYDTNEAIYTGTFIANGAKNCSSATVCAAPTGVPSATKVYEATAAAYWLVNLDARVNLSFMGLNDKTYFQLNVYNLFDQFYVGGFGGNLNQNQTFCSATSSSSSNTCFNVPAGLSVYGSVPNVQIGAPRTVSGTLVFAF
- a CDS encoding cation diffusion facilitator family transporter, translating into MGAHHHHAGDHGDHDHGHPHHAHGSHGMAFGLGVALNALFVLVEAGYGFLSGSMALVADAGHNLSDVLGLLIAWGADSLSARPASERFTYGYKSSSILAALINSALLTLTIGAIGAETIRRFFNPEPVAGQTMMIVAAIGIAINVFTAMLFLKGSRHDINLRGAFIHMVGDAAVSAAVVVAGLLILWTGQVWIDTLTGLIIVAVIGWSTWGLAREAVKMGLLGVPARIDMGTVRALLMQQPGVIAVHDLHVWPMSTKETALTAHLIMPQGSPGDGFLHALADDLEHRFGIGHATLQVETADGPCHAAAMHGHTH
- a CDS encoding sigma-70 family RNA polymerase sigma factor, with protein sequence MTTREDLADAMRRIAAGDRRALEFVYRATSAKLFGICLRIAGDRGEAEDALQDVYVSLWNAAGRFDPARASPVSWLAVFARNRTIDRLRRRKRVDASAPIEAAADVADASPLAEDRLLAGEERAKVHSCLDQLDEPQRGTIRTAFFEGVTYAELASRQSVPLGTVKSWVRRGLARLKACIEA
- a CDS encoding anti-sigma factor domain-containing protein is translated as MTERELLAAELALGLLEGEELLTAHGLVASDGEFARLVEDWEHRLAPLLDTIDPVAPPTDVLQRVLAGIDRAPEAGTEVIALRRKVRRLQWTAGLAALAAGVLAIVTLPPMFAPAPTAPAAAPLVASFALSGTELRLGVTYLPERGDLLINAAGLAGDGVHDHELWLVPPEGKTISLGIVAPDRSVRLHIPAELAARLRDGAVLALTREPLGGSQGRTPGPIVATSKFSST
- a CDS encoding fasciclin domain-containing protein is translated as MNRKSITLAVAALGLGTLAVANPAIAGMHGKHHAAAPAKSIVETAVASADHTTLVAAVKAAGLVDTLASPGPFTVFAPTNDAFAKLPAGTVDTLLKPENKAQLGKVLTYHVVSGKVMSADLVKMIRAGGGKAEFSTVQGQKLTARLKGKRIEITDANGGKTHVTKADLKQSNGVIHVTNGVFLPA
- a CDS encoding VOC family protein, producing the protein MTRIPVSRVIHTIHATTDIYKCRTLYQDVLGGLVFAENYFPAEDRDAALLYVTNHMVEPMAPRHPEDLTKPFARMAAKIGQAFHSFEIKVADGKAASQAFRDGGAVTASDYGFFFFVKPEGTGGVLLEVCEVPMPNDPYDRRGWGPEIGQGHASGVLRLDHIACVVPDVDKALHFFTGLCDGEVLDDRRTELPQPARRALIRLGDTRVAFIQPDAPDEGALGAFLSKVQNGIYALVWQVEDPGQARAHFEGKCQLRVTGEGCVSAGFAIDPDDFLGARHEFVARPAIAED